In Pseudomonas saudiphocaensis, one DNA window encodes the following:
- a CDS encoding DUF2790 domain-containing protein, with translation MKFFKIMAAISFMAATSFAMAEGSSDRVYGKIIRANEKAMQEYALSIGKNPPKVVNYRYGMKLDIVKVIRMTRTDIACNDVVPVQMTYEDSNGDLNILEYRVIGTNCQG, from the coding sequence ATGAAATTCTTTAAGATTATGGCAGCAATATCATTTATGGCCGCAACCTCATTTGCCATGGCCGAAGGTAGCTCAGACCGGGTCTATGGCAAAATAATTCGCGCGAATGAAAAGGCCATGCAGGAATACGCCTTGTCAATCGGAAAGAACCCTCCCAAAGTAGTCAATTATCGTTATGGAATGAAGCTGGATATTGTAAAGGTTATTCGTATGACACGGACTGACATAGCCTGCAATGATGTGGTGCCAGTCCAGATGACCTATGAAGACTCCAATGGCGACTTGAATATTCTTGAATATCGAGTTATCGGAACCAACTGTCAGGGATAA
- a CDS encoding type I restriction endonuclease subunit R translates to MGWELEDVEKPFVAQLQGLGWTPLEGSLDDPALTGRGSFSEVIQEALLRDQLRTLNLHNGQPWLDDERLSEAVAAITRLGTAKLMEANQKATELLLKGITVDGLSGWDSGRGQTIQYIDWDNPANNRFSVVNQYRVNCPAGYDSGKKFIVPDLVLLVNGIPLVVVECKSPSIPEPLAEAVDQLRRYSNQRKADAEVEHNEGNETLFASVQLLIASSFDEARVGCIGAGFAHYAQWKTVVGPDGSGSEQAVAEALGKAKLSEQERLVAGMLSPAHLLDLIRHFMLFMQAGGQTIKTVCRYQQYRAVNHAISRLKRGQTRAQHGESDQRGGIVWHTQGSGKSLTMVFLVRKMRTDEQLRRFKVIVVTDRKDLQSQLAATATLSGEAPEVAANIAGVKALARRKGPGLVFATIQKYRNPELEEEASGAVEIGETNPTAKAAETRAPYQGNKPFEVLNTDESILVLVDEAHRTQAGDLHANLLAGLPNCARIGFTGTPIIMGDKKRTHEIFGAFIDKYTIREAEADGATVPVLYEGRTAQGAVKDGASLDELFEDLFREHSQEELELIKKKYATKGHIFDAPALIADKARDIIRHYVTNILPNGYKAQVVAYSRIAAVRYYHALQAARDELLAEADALPATDKALDDEALCQRPPKVQASVQAWRYRETLQALEFAPIISGTNNDPSEWKVWTDGARHEQLIKRFKKPLHHEQPGKADSLAFLIVKSMLLTGFDAPIEGVMYLDRPIKEAELLQAIARVNRTGFGKRCGIVVDYYGVANHLQEALAAYADEDIEGALTSIKDEVPVLRDRHLRVVDVLRRQDIENLEDTEACIAALAEEKVRAEFTVKLKAFLASLDTVLPRPEGLPFVKDAKRLAYIHARARSRYKDLPQLGKDVGVKVRKLIDDHVISLGIDPKIPPIQLTDANFEKELSRSANDRAKASEMEHAIRSHVRKHADEDPVLYRKLSERLNELLKSLGEQWDHLVAQMQKIIDELRSGQLSDESTPLDVPEHYAPFLRTLLDVVCAERDAQPAELLRLKDVTVELVDLLVDELQSHRDIWSPRKRSAQEELAGQLFDHLMRLRPPLVDTDTAGVLADRMLDQARANHDRLMRV, encoded by the coding sequence GTGGGTTGGGAATTGGAAGATGTCGAGAAGCCTTTCGTCGCGCAGCTTCAGGGGCTGGGCTGGACGCCTCTAGAAGGCAGCCTCGACGACCCGGCACTGACCGGGCGTGGCAGCTTCTCCGAGGTGATACAGGAGGCGCTGCTGCGTGACCAGCTGCGCACGCTCAACCTGCACAACGGCCAACCCTGGCTGGATGATGAGCGATTGTCCGAGGCGGTTGCGGCCATTACCCGCTTGGGTACAGCGAAACTCATGGAAGCCAACCAGAAAGCCACCGAGCTGCTGCTCAAGGGCATCACTGTCGATGGCCTGTCGGGCTGGGATAGCGGGCGTGGGCAGACCATCCAGTACATCGACTGGGATAACCCGGCAAACAACCGCTTCAGCGTGGTCAACCAGTACCGGGTGAACTGCCCCGCCGGCTACGACAGTGGCAAGAAGTTCATCGTCCCGGATCTGGTGTTGCTGGTGAACGGTATCCCGCTGGTGGTGGTGGAGTGCAAGAGCCCTTCCATCCCCGAGCCACTGGCCGAGGCGGTGGACCAGCTGCGGCGCTACAGCAACCAGCGCAAGGCGGACGCTGAGGTCGAGCACAACGAGGGCAACGAGACGCTGTTCGCCAGCGTACAGCTGCTGATTGCCAGCAGCTTCGACGAAGCTCGCGTCGGCTGCATCGGCGCGGGCTTCGCCCATTACGCGCAGTGGAAAACGGTGGTCGGCCCGGATGGCAGCGGCAGCGAGCAGGCTGTCGCCGAGGCTCTGGGCAAGGCCAAGTTGTCCGAGCAGGAGCGCCTGGTCGCGGGGATGTTGTCGCCGGCGCATCTGCTCGATCTGATCCGCCACTTCATGCTGTTCATGCAGGCGGGCGGGCAGACCATCAAGACGGTGTGCCGTTACCAGCAGTACCGCGCAGTGAACCATGCAATCAGCCGCCTAAAGCGCGGACAGACCCGCGCACAGCACGGCGAGAGCGACCAGCGCGGCGGCATCGTCTGGCACACCCAGGGCTCGGGCAAGAGCCTGACCATGGTCTTTCTGGTGCGCAAGATGCGTACCGATGAACAGCTGCGGCGCTTCAAGGTGATCGTGGTCACCGACCGTAAGGATCTGCAGAGCCAGTTGGCCGCCACCGCCACCTTGAGCGGCGAGGCGCCGGAAGTCGCCGCGAACATCGCGGGCGTGAAGGCCCTGGCGCGACGCAAGGGACCGGGGCTGGTATTCGCCACCATCCAGAAGTACCGCAACCCCGAGCTGGAAGAAGAAGCCTCCGGTGCCGTAGAGATCGGTGAGACCAACCCGACTGCCAAGGCGGCTGAAACACGCGCTCCCTACCAGGGGAACAAGCCGTTTGAGGTGCTCAACACCGATGAGAGCATTCTGGTGCTGGTGGACGAGGCGCACCGCACCCAGGCGGGCGATCTGCACGCGAACCTGCTGGCCGGCCTCCCCAATTGCGCACGCATCGGCTTTACCGGCACGCCGATCATCATGGGCGACAAGAAGCGCACCCATGAGATTTTCGGTGCCTTTATCGACAAGTACACCATCCGCGAGGCCGAGGCCGACGGGGCCACGGTTCCCGTGCTGTACGAGGGGCGCACCGCACAGGGCGCGGTGAAGGACGGGGCGAGCCTCGATGAGCTGTTCGAGGATTTGTTCCGCGAGCACAGCCAGGAAGAACTGGAACTCATCAAGAAAAAATACGCCACCAAGGGCCATATCTTCGACGCCCCGGCGCTGATTGCCGACAAGGCGCGGGACATCATCCGACACTACGTCACCAACATCCTGCCCAACGGCTACAAGGCCCAAGTGGTGGCCTACAGCCGAATTGCGGCGGTGCGTTATTACCATGCGCTGCAGGCCGCCCGCGACGAGTTGCTGGCCGAGGCCGACGCCCTGCCGGCGACCGACAAGGCACTCGACGACGAAGCCCTGTGCCAACGCCCGCCGAAGGTACAGGCGAGCGTCCAGGCCTGGCGCTATCGCGAGACGCTGCAAGCGCTGGAGTTCGCGCCGATCATTTCCGGGACCAATAACGATCCCTCCGAATGGAAGGTGTGGACCGATGGCGCCAGGCATGAACAGCTGATCAAGCGCTTCAAGAAGCCGCTGCACCATGAGCAGCCGGGCAAGGCCGATTCGCTGGCATTCCTGATCGTCAAATCCATGCTGCTGACCGGTTTCGATGCGCCCATTGAAGGCGTGATGTACCTCGACCGCCCGATCAAGGAGGCCGAGCTGCTGCAGGCCATCGCTCGGGTCAACCGTACCGGCTTCGGCAAGCGTTGCGGCATCGTGGTGGATTACTACGGAGTCGCCAATCACCTGCAAGAAGCCCTGGCTGCTTACGCCGACGAGGATATCGAGGGCGCGCTGACCAGCATCAAGGATGAGGTGCCGGTATTGCGTGATCGGCATCTTCGCGTGGTCGATGTGCTACGTCGTCAGGACATCGAAAACCTGGAAGATACTGAAGCCTGCATTGCCGCTCTGGCGGAGGAGAAAGTACGGGCTGAGTTCACGGTGAAACTCAAGGCGTTTCTTGCCTCCCTGGATACCGTTTTGCCGCGTCCCGAAGGCCTGCCGTTCGTCAAGGATGCCAAGCGCCTAGCCTATATCCATGCCCGTGCACGCAGCCGTTACAAGGACCTGCCGCAGTTGGGCAAGGATGTCGGCGTCAAGGTCCGCAAGCTGATCGACGATCATGTCATCTCGTTGGGCATCGACCCGAAGATTCCGCCGATCCAGCTGACCGATGCCAATTTCGAAAAGGAGCTGTCGCGCAGCGCCAACGACCGCGCCAAGGCCTCTGAAATGGAGCACGCCATTCGCTCGCATGTGCGCAAGCATGCCGACGAAGACCCGGTGCTGTACCGCAAGCTCTCCGAGCGCCTGAACGAGCTGCTCAAATCCCTGGGTGAACAATGGGATCATCTGGTAGCGCAGATGCAGAAGATCATCGACGAGCTGCGCAGCGGCCAGTTGAGCGATGAGAGCACTCCGCTGGATGTGCCGGAGCACTACGCGCCGTTTCTGCGCACGCTGCTGGATGTGGTGTGCGCCGAGCGGGATGCGCAACCCGCCGAGCTGCTGCGGCTGAAGGATGTCACGGTGGAGCTGGTTGATCTGCTGGTTGATGAGCTGCAAAGCCACCGCGACATCTGGAGCCCGCGCAAACGCTCCGCCCAAGAAGAACTGGCCGGGCAGTTGTTCGATCACTTGATGCGCCTGCGCCCGCCCTTGGTCGATACCGACACGGCGGGCGTGCTGGCAGACCGAATGCTGGATCAGGCGCGCGCCAATCACGACAGGTTGATGCGCGTGTGA
- a CDS encoding M48 family metallopeptidase has translation MNSQTLTVGDLQLSLRRSTRRKTLQITVERDGALILSSPPDVDEQTLREFVTEKTFWIYSRLAEKERLQRAIPTKEYVDGEGFLYLGRSYRLKLVDEQAVPLKLTAGRFRLLRSELPRAREHFIRWYSEHARDWLAVRVKSHQARMEVTPVGVRVQDLGYRWGSCGKGAVLYFHWKTILLPKHIAEYVVVHEMVHLLEPHHTPEFWLRLERAMPNYGQRKAWLAEHGIEVEGV, from the coding sequence GTGAACAGCCAGACACTGACCGTGGGCGACCTGCAGTTGTCGCTGCGCCGCAGTACGCGGCGCAAAACCCTACAGATCACCGTCGAGCGCGATGGGGCGCTGATTCTCTCCAGCCCGCCGGACGTGGATGAACAAACTCTGCGGGAGTTTGTGACGGAAAAAACCTTCTGGATTTACTCGCGCCTGGCGGAGAAGGAGCGCCTGCAGCGGGCTATCCCTACCAAGGAGTATGTGGATGGTGAGGGCTTTCTCTATCTGGGGCGCAGTTATCGTCTGAAGTTGGTGGACGAGCAGGCTGTACCCCTGAAGCTGACCGCCGGTCGCTTCCGTCTACTGCGCAGCGAACTGCCACGCGCCCGCGAACATTTCATTCGCTGGTACAGCGAACACGCCCGCGACTGGCTGGCGGTACGCGTAAAGAGCCACCAGGCACGCATGGAAGTAACACCCGTCGGCGTTCGGGTGCAGGACCTAGGCTATCGCTGGGGATCATGCGGAAAAGGCGCAGTGCTGTACTTCCACTGGAAAACCATCCTGCTGCCAAAACACATCGCCGAGTACGTGGTAGTGCATGAAATGGTGCACCTGCTCGAACCCCACCACACCCCGGAATTTTGGCTACGTCTGGAGCGCGCGATGCCGAACTATGGGCAACGCAAGGCTTGGCTGGCTGAGCACGGCATTGAGGTTGAGGGAGTTTGA